In a genomic window of Streptomyces sp. BHT-5-2:
- a CDS encoding DUF6083 domain-containing protein: MRSTTTSSGRRWDGTPVRPHHRPRALRVAADSPSRLLCSAQPSRCRDCGNRINWHTRTNHNPISLHPHEVPAAGVPAPYRWHVSSGIAHPAHDGTPWCRIPHTALCPTHPTDEPLTPKLTELRRRLALYTRHLIDTGAFIPQSTQPITPTRPTACRPARPVVQLLYCRYLAPTPLDNIQCVAQTRQRHRCTHPVLSPQAPAGTWTLTPATPHRGQLAFPTSQMALYNLNHLPYPEQLRWRAQRCPLHAAPSQAPDLALAEWEVFDPLLHHTHIHTRLPTATRRRRSAADR; this comes from the coding sequence ATGCGCTCCACCACTACCTCATCCGGCCGCCGATGGGACGGCACCCCCGTCCGACCACATCACCGCCCGCGTGCCCTGCGCGTCGCTGCGGACAGCCCCAGCCGGCTCCTGTGCTCCGCCCAGCCCAGCCGTTGCCGCGACTGCGGCAACCGCATCAACTGGCACACACGCACCAACCACAACCCCATCAGCCTCCACCCGCACGAGGTACCCGCGGCCGGCGTCCCCGCCCCATACCGCTGGCATGTCAGCTCCGGCATCGCCCACCCCGCACACGACGGCACCCCCTGGTGCCGCATCCCCCACACCGCCCTCTGCCCCACCCACCCCACCGACGAGCCCCTCACCCCGAAGCTCACCGAACTACGCCGCCGCCTGGCCCTATACACCCGACACCTCATCGACACCGGCGCCTTCATCCCACAATCCACCCAACCCATCACACCAACACGGCCGACTGCCTGCCGACCAGCAAGGCCGGTGGTGCAACTGCTCTACTGCCGCTACCTCGCCCCCACCCCCCTCGACAACATCCAGTGCGTCGCCCAGACCCGTCAACGCCACCGATGCACCCACCCTGTCCTCTCCCCACAAGCACCAGCGGGAACCTGGACACTCACGCCCGCGACACCACACCGCGGACAACTTGCCTTTCCCACCTCACAGATGGCCCTCTACAACCTCAACCACCTGCCCTACCCAGAACAGCTGCGCTGGCGCGCCCAACGATGCCCCCTCCACGCCGCCCCCTCACAGGCACCAGACCTGGCGCTGGCCGAATGGGAAGTCTTCGACCCCCTCCTGCACCACACCCACATCCACACCCGACTGCCTACCGCCACCCGACGCCGCCGTTCCGCAGCCGACCGATAG